CGGAGGGGCTGCCGAGATGCGCTATGACGTCAGTAACCTTAAGCAAACCATCTCAGTCAGCATTGGCACGTTCACCGCGATGATGATCTCCCTCGGGCTGGTGCTGCTGGCCAAAGAGCGCAGTGAGTCGTTATTCCAGCGCCTGGCGTTGCGTGACGTGCTGACCGGCATTCTCAATCGCAGAGCCGTCCTCGAGCAGTTTTCCAAAGAACTGGAACGCGCGCGTCGAGACGCCTCCTACCTGGCGGTGGCCATGGTCGATATCGACCATTTCAAGCAAATCAATGATGTACATGGGCACCTGGCGGGTGATGAGGTGATTTGCCACTGCGTCAATCAACTCACCCAGCGAATTCGTGAGTCCGACAGTATCGGTCGTTATGGTGGTGAGGAGTTTCTGGTGCTGCTTCCCCGCACCAGCCCCGAAAACGCCGTGGCGGTTCTGGACCAGTTGCGCAGGGCGGTCGCTGAGTCTCCGGCTCGGTTTGGCGAGGCAAGCATCCCATTGCGCATCAGCATCGGTGTTTGCTGCGTGATGCCAAACGAAGATGACACCACGGCCAGCCTGCTTGCCCGTGCGGATGCCGCTCTTTATGAAGCCAAGGGGTTGGGGCGCAATACTTTGTGTTTGGCACCGCCGCAGGTGCATCGCGATAACACGGCACCGCTCACGTCATTGAGCGCTAGGTGAAACATGAGCTAACGTTCATGCATGCGCCTTCCTGATAATTCGCTGGATCCTGCCCCTATGAGAGACCTGCCGCCCACCGCCACCTTGCGCGCATTTGAAGCTGCCACCCGGCACTTGACCTTTACGTCGGCCGCGCAGGAGCTACATGTTACTCAAAGCGCGGTCAGTCACCAGCTCAAGCACCTTGAGGCGCTGTGGGGCGTGCAGTTGTTTGAGCGTGGCAAGGCGTTACGCCTCACGGCTGCGGGGGCTGCGCTGGCGCCGATCGTGCGGGAGTTTTTCATCAGCCTGGAGGCGACTCTGGGGGATTTGCGCGAGCAAAAAGACAGGGGTTCGACTCAGCGTCAGCACCACCTATTCCTTCGCGCTCAAATGGCTGCTGCCACGCTTGC
The Pseudomonas hygromyciniae genome window above contains:
- a CDS encoding GGDEF domain-containing protein, with translation MIAHTPTLFACVALVATIMAFCLILVGQFNQRDGLLTIGFGLLAHALAYIGYTLYGHAPLWLTYGAANTLLAVALAFYGASVFRIVELRVRWWRIFAPAALMLVLMASLIDTLEPRMLAATLVLMVQCALIIYWTRRYVPAQGRARMLLIIGSSISLIGLGMRVIAIIGGGAAEMRYDVSNLKQTISVSIGTFTAMMISLGLVLLAKERSESLFQRLALRDVLTGILNRRAVLEQFSKELERARRDASYLAVAMVDIDHFKQINDVHGHLAGDEVICHCVNQLTQRIRESDSIGRYGGEEFLVLLPRTSPENAVAVLDQLRRAVAESPARFGEASIPLRISIGVCCVMPNEDDTTASLLARADAALYEAKGLGRNTLCLAPPQVHRDNTAPLTSLSAR